A portion of the Corynebacterium ammoniagenes DSM 20306 genome contains these proteins:
- a CDS encoding tRNA adenosine deaminase-associated protein: protein MSDDDFDGYSFAITATVGDGVWDVRSFNDPFKSPQDALNAVRRLRSEGAAFALLCVDDDYFVVVRPVPGGARWFISDATMAVDDDFAAGVLEEAGCEIPDIAPEDLDDVDGYADGDFEIFADFGVTEYQLAAYVDNNEDYPSDMLLRIAGELGFGDELEEEINS, encoded by the coding sequence ATGAGCGATGACGACTTTGACGGCTACTCATTTGCCATTACCGCCACGGTGGGCGATGGCGTATGGGATGTGCGCAGCTTTAATGATCCTTTTAAATCTCCGCAGGACGCTTTAAATGCGGTGCGCAGACTGCGCTCGGAAGGCGCAGCCTTTGCCCTTTTGTGCGTTGATGATGACTACTTTGTGGTAGTTCGCCCAGTTCCAGGCGGCGCACGGTGGTTTATCTCCGATGCCACCATGGCTGTCGATGATGACTTTGCCGCGGGCGTTTTAGAAGAGGCCGGCTGCGAAATCCCGGATATCGCGCCGGAGGATTTAGACGATGTCGATGGCTACGCCGATGGTGATTTTGAAATCTTTGCCGATTTCGGGGTCACGGAATATCAATTGGCCGCTTATGTGGACAATAATGAGGATTACCCCTCTGACATGCTGTTGCGCATCGCCGGCGAATTAGGCTTTGGAGATGAGCTCGAAGAAGAAATTAATTCCTAG
- a CDS encoding nucleoside deaminase: MQRALDVAATTPAGDVPVGAVIYGPDGAELATGVNRREALADPTAHAEVEAIRAAVREYGDSWRLEGCELVVTLEPCAMCAGAAQAARVSSVVFGAWEPKTGACGSLVDVLRAPGALFVPEVRAGVLEAECQEVLRKFFENLRSAARE, from the coding sequence ATGCAGCGTGCCTTGGACGTTGCTGCGACCACCCCGGCAGGTGATGTGCCGGTCGGTGCGGTGATCTATGGCCCCGATGGCGCGGAATTGGCCACCGGCGTTAATCGGCGCGAGGCGTTAGCGGACCCGACCGCGCACGCCGAGGTGGAAGCTATCCGCGCTGCGGTGCGCGAATATGGCGATTCTTGGCGCTTGGAAGGCTGCGAATTGGTGGTCACTTTAGAACCGTGCGCCATGTGCGCGGGCGCTGCCCAGGCCGCGCGGGTTTCTTCGGTCGTCTTTGGGGCGTGGGAGCCGAAAACCGGGGCGTGTGGCTCGCTTGTCGATGTCTTGCGTGCCCCCGGTGCCCTGTTTGTTCCCGAGGTACGCGCCGGGGTTTTAGAAGCGGAATGCCAGGAAGTTCTACGCAAGTTCTTCGAAAATTTACGCAGCGCCGCGCGGGAATAG
- a CDS encoding CsbD family protein codes for MSDMENKKDEFVGKAKEAYGEATGDDKAANEGKADQVISDAKEKASDAADAIKDKANEVIGSFKKDKNEN; via the coding sequence ATGAGCGATATGGAAAACAAGAAGGACGAATTCGTCGGCAAGGCAAAGGAAGCTTACGGCGAAGCAACTGGTGATGACAAGGCTGCCAACGAAGGCAAGGCCGATCAGGTTATCTCTGATGCGAAGGAAAAGGCTTCTGACGCAGCTGATGCCATCAAGGACAAGGCCAATGAGGTTATTGGCTCCTTCAAGAAGGACAAGAACGAAAATTAA